One window from the genome of Pseudomonadota bacterium encodes:
- the rfaD gene encoding ADP-glyceromanno-heptose 6-epimerase, producing MIIVTGGAGFIGSCLVAKLEEKFPGRRIVIADHLGEGDKWKNIAKREIYDFVFPADLFDWLEEHKGKVDAIFHLGAISATTERDADLIVKSNFILTRKLWHYCADNNVRLIYASSAATYGDGSHGFTDVEEIDKLAGLQPLNAYGWSKHAFDRYVARMTQDERLKQIEPKPPQFVGLKFFNVYGPNEYHKGDMMSVVCKLYEPLAAGGGATLFKSHRPDYGDGGQMRDFVYVKDCVDVMLWFFENADKNGLFNVGTGKARSFADLATALFTALGREPDISYIDMPEDLRAQYQYFTEANMAKLRAAGYMADFTSLEDGVRDYVQTHLAKEDRYW from the coding sequence ATGATTATTGTCACAGGCGGCGCAGGTTTTATCGGTTCCTGTCTGGTTGCAAAATTGGAAGAAAAATTTCCCGGACGGCGCATTGTGATCGCGGATCACCTCGGCGAAGGCGATAAATGGAAAAATATCGCCAAACGCGAAATTTATGATTTTGTCTTTCCGGCTGATCTGTTTGACTGGCTCGAGGAACATAAAGGCAAAGTTGATGCCATCTTTCATCTTGGCGCAATTTCCGCCACAACCGAGCGCGATGCCGATCTGATCGTCAAATCCAATTTTATCCTGACACGTAAATTGTGGCATTACTGCGCCGACAATAATGTGCGTTTGATTTACGCCTCCTCCGCAGCGACTTATGGCGATGGCAGTCACGGCTTTACCGATGTCGAGGAAATTGACAAATTGGCGGGTTTGCAGCCGCTGAACGCCTATGGCTGGAGCAAACATGCCTTTGACCGCTATGTTGCGCGTATGACGCAAGATGAACGCTTAAAACAGATCGAACCGAAGCCGCCGCAATTTGTCGGTTTAAAGTTTTTCAATGTCTACGGCCCGAATGAATATCACAAAGGCGATATGATGAGCGTCGTCTGCAAACTCTACGAACCGCTGGCGGCAGGCGGCGGCGCGACCTTGTTCAAATCCCACCGCCCCGATTACGGCGATGGTGGCCAGATGCGTGATTTCGTCTATGTGAAGGATTGCGTTGATGTCATGCTCTGGTTCTTTGAAAATGCCGATAAAAACGGCTTGTTCAATGTCGGCACGGGCAAGGCGCGCAGCTTTGCCGATCTGGCAACGGCGCTGTTTACCGCGCTGGGGCGCGAGCCGGATATCAGCTATATCGACATGCCTGAAGATTTGCGGGCGCAATACCAGTATTTCACCGAGGCGAATATGGCGAAACTGCGCGCCGCCGGTTATATGGCTGATTTCACATCGCTGGAAGACGGTGTGCGCGACTATGTGCAAACCCATCTCGCAAAAGAAGATCGTTACTGGTAA
- a CDS encoding pyrroline-5-carboxylate reductase: MKLILVGFGKMGQALFQGWRKQSPAPDCLIIDPFAENAPDGATLYKNAEDIPADYQADVIVFAVKPQVMGEIVPAYRRFTSDTTLFISIAAGKTLATLESLLSPSSAIIRVMPNTPAAAGKGISVACGNNYVRDGEKQVALDLMAAVGQALWTDDEGLMNAVTAVSGSGPAYIFLLIECLAKAGENSGLPADMAMALARETVIGSAALAADAADTPAATLRENVTSPGGTTAAALGVLMAQDNGLQQLMDKAVAAATARGKELE, translated from the coding sequence ATGAAACTGATTCTGGTCGGATTCGGCAAGATGGGACAAGCCTTGTTTCAAGGCTGGCGCAAGCAAAGCCCCGCGCCGGATTGTCTGATTATTGACCCTTTTGCCGAAAATGCGCCTGATGGCGCAACACTTTACAAAAACGCCGAAGATATTCCCGCAGATTATCAGGCCGATGTCATTGTTTTTGCCGTGAAGCCGCAGGTGATGGGCGAGATTGTGCCCGCATATCGCCGCTTTACCTCCGATACGACGCTGTTTATCTCCATTGCCGCCGGAAAGACGCTGGCGACGCTGGAAAGCCTGCTTTCCCCCTCCAGCGCCATTATCCGCGTCATGCCCAACACCCCTGCCGCCGCCGGAAAGGGCATTAGCGTTGCCTGCGGCAATAACTATGTGCGCGATGGCGAAAAGCAGGTTGCGCTGGATTTGATGGCGGCTGTCGGGCAAGCGCTGTGGACGGATGATGAAGGGCTGATGAATGCCGTGACCGCGGTTTCAGGCAGCGGCCCTGCCTATATCTTTCTGTTGATCGAATGCCTTGCCAAAGCCGGCGAAAATTCCGGCCTGCCTGCCGATATGGCGATGGCCTTGGCGCGGGAAACCGTGATCGGCAGCGCCGCCCTCGCCGCTGATGCCGCCGACACCCCCGCCGCAACATTGCGCGAAAATGTTACCAGCCCCGGCGGCACTACCGCCGCCGCGCTTGGCGTTTTGATGGCTCAGGACAACGGCTTACAGCAATTGATGGACAAAGCCGTTGCCGCCGCCACCGCGCGTGGGAAAGAGCTGGAATAA